The Manihot esculenta cultivar AM560-2 chromosome 1, M.esculenta_v8, whole genome shotgun sequence genome has a window encoding:
- the LOC110600771 gene encoding aspartate aminotransferase, mitochondrial isoform X1, whose translation MAFKTAMACRLINRKSVIGARSMSSWWRSVDPAPKDPILGVTEAFLADPSPDKVNVGVGAYRDDNGKPVVLECVREAERRIAGKLNMEYLPMGGSVKMVEETLKLAYGENSEFIKDKRIAAVQSLSGTGACRLFADFQKRFSPDSQIYIPVPTWANHHNIWRDAQVPQRTYHYYHPESRGLNFAAMMDDVKNAPNGSFFLLHACAHNPTGVDPTEEEWREISHLFKDKNHFAFFDMAYQGFASGDPERDAKSIRIFLEDGHHIGIAQSYAKNMGLYGQRVGCLSVLCEDEKQAVAVKSQLQQLARPMYSNPPVHGALIVSTILGDPDLKKLWLKEVKVMADRIISMRTALRENLEKLGSPLSWKHVTKQIGMFCYSGMTPEQVDRLTKEYHIYMTRNGRISMAGVTTHNVGYLANAIHEVTKSA comes from the exons ATGGCGTTTAAAACCGCTATGGCGTGCCGCTTAATTAACCGAAAGTCCGTGATCGGAGCGAGATCCATGTCTTCTTGGTGGCGGAGCGTTGATCCTGCCCCCAAAGATCCGATTCTTGGCGTAACCGAGGCTTTTCTCGCCGATCCTAGTCCTGACAAAGTTAATGTTGGAGTT GGTGCTTACCGAGATGATAATGGAAAGCCAGTTGTACTGGAATGCGTTAGAGAAGCAGAGCGGAGGATTGCTGGAAAGTTAAACAT GGAGTATCTTCCAATGGGAGGGAGTGTAAAAATGGTGGAAGAAACATTGAAATTGGCCTATGGAGAGAACTCTGAGTTCATTAAAGATAAACGGATAGCAGCAGTGCAATCGCTCTCTGGGACTGGTGCATGTAGACTTTTTGCTGATTTTCAGAAGCGATTTTCTCCTGATTCCCAAATCTATATACCAGTGCCAACATGGGCTAA TCACCACAATATCTGGAGAGATGCTCAGGTCCCTCAAAGAACTTATCATTACTATCATCCAGAGTCCAGAGGCTTAAATTTTGCAGCGATGATGGATGACGTTAAG AATGCTCCAAATGGCTCATTCTTTCTACTTCATGCTTGTGCTCATAATCCTACTGGGGTTGATCCAACAGAGGAAGAATGGAGAGAGATATCTCACCTGTTCAAG GATAAAAATCATTTTGCCTTTTTTGACATGGCATATCAAGGCTTTGCTAGTGGTGATCCGGAAAGAGATGCAAAGTCTATCAGGATTTTTCTTGAGGATGGTCATCATATTGGCATTGCCCAATCATATGCAAAAAATATGGGGCTCTATGGCCAGAGAGTAGGATGCCTCAG TGTGCTTTGTGAAGATGAGAAACAAGCTGTAGCAGTAAAAAGTCAGTTGCAGCAACTTGCAAGACCGATGTACAGCAATCCACCTGTTCATGGTGCACTCATAGTTTCAACTATCCTTGGAGATCCAGACTTAAAGAAGTTATGGCTGAAGGAAGTTAAG GTAATGGCGGATCGCATCATTTCCATGCGAACAGCTTTGCGAGAAAACCTTGAAAAGTTGGGGTCACCATTATCATGGAAGCATGTTACCAAGCAG ATTGGGATGTTTTGCTATAGCGGGATGACACCAGAACAAGTTGATCGTTTGACAAAAGAATATCACATCTATATGACCCGTAATGGTCGAATCAG TATGGCCGGCGTTACTACACACAATGTGGGATATTTGGCAAATGCTATTCATGAGGTCACTAAATCAGCTTAG
- the LOC110622912 gene encoding GDSL esterase/lipase At4g10955 — MQSNQLTTKKRGREDCKMENHGTDEIMAEEEGHPYAFHVSGPRNVASPNWRDLINSSWKNENYKRTVIACFIQAVYLLELDRQENRTEESVLAPMWWMRFKYKLTQTLVDERDGSIFGAVLEWDRTAALADMILVRPSGAPKAVLALRGTLLKGPTIRRDIEDDLRFLAWESLKGSVRFKVALEALKSVAESYGSSNVCIAGHSLGAGFALQVGKALAKEGIYVEAHLFNPPSISIAMSLRNIGEKAGFAWKKLKSMLPSNCESQATDNVGDETSRVGLRNWVPNFFTDKTSIGLKKWVPHLYVNNSDYICCSYTDPDGPEDKNANKENLGCTNATNGQVAAKLFVMSKGKQKFLEAHGLEQWWSDDVQLKMALHNSKLISRQLKSLYSLPASQTTQVPQ, encoded by the exons ATGCAAAGCAATCAATTAACAAccaagaaaagaggaagagaagaTTGCAAGATGGAAAATCATGGAACAGATGAGATTATGGCGGAAGAGGAAGGGCACCCATATGCATTTCATGTTTCCGGGCCTCGAAATGTGGCTTCTCCCAATTGGAGAGATCTAATCAATTCCAGTTG GAAGAATGAGAACTACAAGAGAACTGTAATTGCCTGCTTCATTCAAGCAGTCTACTTGCTTGAGCTTGACAGACAAGAGAACAGAACTGAAGAGAGTGTTCTCGCTCCAATGTGGTGGATGCGCTTCAAGTACAAACTGACACAAACATTGGTTGATGAAAGAGACGGATCAATATTTGGTGCAGTGTTAGAATGGGACAGAACTGCAGCACTTGCTGATATGATACTCGTCAGACCTAGTGGAGCACCTAAGGCTGTTTTAGCACTCCGAGGAACACTGCTCAAGGGCCCAACAATTCGACGGGATATTGAAGATGACCTCCGTTTTCTTGCTTGGGAAAGCTTGAAGGGTTCTGTTAGATTCAAAGTAGCATTGGAAGCATTAAAATCAGTTGCTGAGAGCTATGGAAGCAGCAATGTATGCATTGCAGGTCATTCTTTGGGTGCTGGCTTTGCTCTCCAAGTGGGAAAAGCTTTAGCTAAAGAAGGAATATATGTAGAAGCCCATTTATTTAATCCTCCCTCAATTTCTATAGCCATGAGCCTCAGGAATATTGGGGAAAAAGCTGGATTTGCTTGGAAGAAACTTAAATCGATGCTTCCTTCAAATTGTGAATCTCAGGCCACTGATAATGTGGGGGACGAAACTTCCAGAGTAGGATTGAGGAATTGGGTCCCAAATTTCTTCACGGATAAAACTTCTATAGGATTGAAAAAATGGGTACCACATTTATATGTGAACAATAGTGATTACATATGTTGCTCTTACACAGACCCTGACGGACCGGAAGATAAAAATGCTAACAAAGAGAATCTTGGTTGCACAAATGCCACAAATGGACAAGTTGCAGCAAAGTTGTTTGTCATGTCAAAGGGAAAACAGAAGTTCCTTGAGGCTCATGGCTTAGAACAATGGTGGTCTGATGATGTGCAACTTAAAATGGCTCTCCACAACAGCAAGCTGATAAGCAGGCAGCTGAAATCCTTGTATAGCCTCCCAGCTTCACAAACAACACAGGTGCCGCAATGA
- the LOC110600771 gene encoding aspartate aminotransferase, mitochondrial isoform X2 has protein sequence MAFKTAMACRLINRKSVIGARSMSSWWRSVDPAPKDPILGVTEAFLADPSPDKVNVGVGAYRDDNGKPVVLECVREAERRIAGKLNMEYLPMGGSVKMVEETLKLAYGENSEFIKDKRIAAVQSLSGTGACRLFADFQKRFSPDSQIYIPVPTWANHHNIWRDAQVPQRTYHYYHPESRGLNFAAMMDDVKDKNHFAFFDMAYQGFASGDPERDAKSIRIFLEDGHHIGIAQSYAKNMGLYGQRVGCLSVLCEDEKQAVAVKSQLQQLARPMYSNPPVHGALIVSTILGDPDLKKLWLKEVKVMADRIISMRTALRENLEKLGSPLSWKHVTKQIGMFCYSGMTPEQVDRLTKEYHIYMTRNGRISMAGVTTHNVGYLANAIHEVTKSA, from the exons ATGGCGTTTAAAACCGCTATGGCGTGCCGCTTAATTAACCGAAAGTCCGTGATCGGAGCGAGATCCATGTCTTCTTGGTGGCGGAGCGTTGATCCTGCCCCCAAAGATCCGATTCTTGGCGTAACCGAGGCTTTTCTCGCCGATCCTAGTCCTGACAAAGTTAATGTTGGAGTT GGTGCTTACCGAGATGATAATGGAAAGCCAGTTGTACTGGAATGCGTTAGAGAAGCAGAGCGGAGGATTGCTGGAAAGTTAAACAT GGAGTATCTTCCAATGGGAGGGAGTGTAAAAATGGTGGAAGAAACATTGAAATTGGCCTATGGAGAGAACTCTGAGTTCATTAAAGATAAACGGATAGCAGCAGTGCAATCGCTCTCTGGGACTGGTGCATGTAGACTTTTTGCTGATTTTCAGAAGCGATTTTCTCCTGATTCCCAAATCTATATACCAGTGCCAACATGGGCTAA TCACCACAATATCTGGAGAGATGCTCAGGTCCCTCAAAGAACTTATCATTACTATCATCCAGAGTCCAGAGGCTTAAATTTTGCAGCGATGATGGATGACGTTAAG GATAAAAATCATTTTGCCTTTTTTGACATGGCATATCAAGGCTTTGCTAGTGGTGATCCGGAAAGAGATGCAAAGTCTATCAGGATTTTTCTTGAGGATGGTCATCATATTGGCATTGCCCAATCATATGCAAAAAATATGGGGCTCTATGGCCAGAGAGTAGGATGCCTCAG TGTGCTTTGTGAAGATGAGAAACAAGCTGTAGCAGTAAAAAGTCAGTTGCAGCAACTTGCAAGACCGATGTACAGCAATCCACCTGTTCATGGTGCACTCATAGTTTCAACTATCCTTGGAGATCCAGACTTAAAGAAGTTATGGCTGAAGGAAGTTAAG GTAATGGCGGATCGCATCATTTCCATGCGAACAGCTTTGCGAGAAAACCTTGAAAAGTTGGGGTCACCATTATCATGGAAGCATGTTACCAAGCAG ATTGGGATGTTTTGCTATAGCGGGATGACACCAGAACAAGTTGATCGTTTGACAAAAGAATATCACATCTATATGACCCGTAATGGTCGAATCAG TATGGCCGGCGTTACTACACACAATGTGGGATATTTGGCAAATGCTATTCATGAGGTCACTAAATCAGCTTAG
- the LOC110600753 gene encoding 3-hydroxyisobutyryl-CoA hydrolase-like protein 5, which yields MAQEVVNPEEQVVLGEEIGNVRLITLNRPRQLNVISSKVVSLLADFLKKWEKDDNAKLILIKGAGRAFSAGGDLKMFYDGRTSKDSCLEVVYRMYWLCYHIHTYMKTQVALVHGISMGGGAAFMVPMKFSVVTEKTVFATPEASIGFHTDCSFSYILSHLPGHLGEFLALTGARLNGKELVVAGLATHFVPSEKLPELENRLISLNSGDESAVKSAIEEFSVDVQLDEESILNKLSVIDECFSKDTLVDIIKSFETEATKEGNGWIRAILKGLKRSSPTGLQITLRSIREGRKQTLAECLKKEFRLTMNILRTVISADVYEGIRALTIDKDNAPKWDPPTLDEVDDQKVDLVFQPFEEDLELQIPGQENSRWSGKYENSPYAALKVTEKKSQTNGC from the exons ATGGCTCAAGAAGTAGTAAACCCAGAAGAGCAG GTTGTTCTTGGAGAAGAAATTGGTAATGTGAGGTTGATCACATTGAACAGGCCGCGTCAGCTGAATGTTATTTCATCCAAAGTG GTTTCTCTGCTGGCAGATTTTTTGAAGAAATGGGAGAAAGACGACAATGCAAAGCTTATATTAATTAAG GGTGCTGGTCGAGCATTTTCTGCTGGTGGGGATCtaaaaatgttttatgatgggAGGACGTCAA aggattcttgccTTGAAGTAGTCTACAGAATGTACTGGCTTTGTTATCACATCCACACTTACATGAAAACCCAG GTTGCTCTTGTCCATGGAATTTCAATGGGAGGCGGTGCAGCTTTTATGGTGCCGATGAAATTTTCAGTTGTCACAGAGAAAACT GTTTTTGCAACTCCAGAAGCAAGTATTGGCTTTCATACTGATTGCAGTTTCTCATACATTCTTTCCCATCTCCCTGGGCATCTAG GGGAATTTTTAGCTTTAACTGGAGCAAGACTGAATGGCAAGGAATTGGTTGTTGCTGGCCTAGCAACCCACTTTGTCCCTTCTGAG AAATTGCCTGAGCTAGAGAACCGTTTGATAAGCTTGAACTCTGGTGATGAGAGTGCAGTCAAATCTGCCATTGAAGAATTCTCTGTGGATGTTCAGCTTGATGAAGAAAGTATTTTAAACAA GCTGTCCGTAATTGACGAGTGTTTTTCCAAGGATACTTTGGTAGACATCATTAAATCATTT GAAACTGAGGCAACTAAAGAAGGAAATGGATGGATCAGAGCAATACTGAAGGGGTTGAAAAGATCTTCTCCTACAGGATTGCAAATCACACTCAGATCG ATTCGCGAAGGACGGAAACAAACATTGGCTGAATGTCTGAAGAAAGAATTCAGACTAACAATGAACATACTTCGGACTGTAATATCTGCAGATGTCTATGAG gGCATTAGAGCTCTCACCATTGACAAGGATAATGCTCCCAAG TGGGACCCACCAACTTTGGACGAAGTGGATGATCAAAAGGTGGACCTCGTATTTCAGCCATTCGAGGAGGATTTGGAGCTCCAGATTCCTGGACAAGAAAACTCCAG GTGGAGTGGGAAATACGAGAATTCACCATATGCAGCTTTGAAGGTGAcagaaaaaaaatcacaaacaaATGGCTGTTGA
- the LOC110600788 gene encoding calcium-binding and coiled-coil domain-containing protein 1 isoform X2 codes for MEYKTRRNEPTAKGTIIFDANSTITVSPVNFHGLPKYDGCCFYIGTPQKKDYFLCAETPGAARAWVATLQATQLVLKAHKEAVNSLSGNGSAKLGTIATVVAAANSTALECSKEIEAAMQISLRNALGMVNNRVIDGPMDDLTIMKETLKVKDEELQNLARDLRARDTTIKDIAEKLSETAEAAEAAASAAHTIDEQRRIACAEIERLSRVSQKQLESSTLKLKESEEKVMTLSKERDELIKQRDSALQEAHLWRSELAKARERVVILEGAVVRAEEKVRVAEADAEARIKEASQKEAVAMNEKQELLAYLNALQAQLQRQQIDTKEMFQKTESSNVVGSSPPLTKHVDLSEENVDKACLSVSRVLPHSGESVVHMGVDQTNLRPIGDTEWSDIEPTESRIADVREVAPEAEGSSLDITVVSSPVNNHHEQGGNDFHQP; via the exons ATGGAATACAA GACTAGGAGAAATGAGCCAACTGCAAAGGGAACTATCATCTTTGATGCAAATAGCACAATAACAGTTTCTCCTGTGAACTTCCA TGGACTTCCAAAGTACGATGGATGTTGTTTCT ATATTGGTACTCCACAAAAAAAAGACTACTTCCTTTGTGCAGAGACTCCTGGTGCAGCTAGAGCTTGGGTTGCAACTTTGCA GGCAACCCAGTTGGTACTAAAGGCACATAAAGAGGCAGTAAATTCCTTAAGTGGGAATGGTTCTGCAAAGCTTGGGACAATCGCAACTGTAGTTGCTGCTGCCAACTCAACAGCCCTTGAGTGTTCTAAAGAAATTGAAGCTGCAATGCAGATCTCCTTGAGAAATGCTTTGGGAATGGTGAATAATAGGGTAATTGATGGCCCAATGGATGATCTGACAATTATGAAG GAGACTCTAAAGGTTAAGGATGAAGAACTGCAGAATTTGGCCCGGGACCTTCGTGCTCGTGATACAACAATAAAAGACATAGCAGAGAAATTATCTGAGACTGCTGAAGCTGCTGAGGCTGCAGCATCTGCGGCACATACAATAGATGAACAGAGGAGAATTGCTTGTGCTGAAATTGAGCGATTATCGAGAGTTTCGCAGAAGCAGCTGGAGTCATCCACGTTGAAg CTTAAAGAGTCTGAAGAAAAGGTTATGACTCTAagcaaagaaagagatgaaCTGATCAAGCAGAGAGATTCCGCACTTCAGGAGGCACATTTGTGGCGTTCTGAGCTTGCAAAAGCTAGAGAGCGTGTTGTGATTTTGGAAGGAGCTGTGGTGAGAGCAGAGGAAAAGGTCAGGGTTGCAGAAGCAGATGCTGAAGCTAGAATAAAGGAAGCTTCCCAGAAAGAGGCTGTTGCTATGAATGAGAAGCAAGAACTTCTAGCATATCTGAATGCGTTACAGGCACAACTTCAAAG ACAGCAGATTGATACAAAGGAAATGTTTCAGAAGACTGAGTCTTCAAATGTTGTCGGAAGCTCTCCTCCGCTGACTAAGCATGTGGACTTGTCTGAAGAGAATGTGGATAAAGCTTGTCTTAGTGTTTCTAGAGTTTTGCCACATTCTGGGGAGAGTGTTGTGCACATGGGAGTGGACCAAACTAACCTCAGGCCAATTGGAGATACTGAATGGAGTGATATTGAGCCAACGGAGTCGAGAATAGCTGATGTAAGAGAGGTTGCTCCTGAAGCAGAAGGAAGCAGCTTGGATATTACTGTCGTTAGCTCACCTGTAAATAATCACCATGAGCAAGGAGGTAACGATTTTCATCAGCCTTGA
- the LOC110600788 gene encoding switch-associated protein 70 isoform X1 encodes MASNGASTRAVDAQSSLERIKRQLASGSGRNLLQGPLLKRSETLRKWNERWVILDPTTGKMEYKTRRNEPTAKGTIIFDANSTITVSPVNFHGLPKYDGCCFYIGTPQKKDYFLCAETPGAARAWVATLQATQLVLKAHKEAVNSLSGNGSAKLGTIATVVAAANSTALECSKEIEAAMQISLRNALGMVNNRVIDGPMDDLTIMKETLKVKDEELQNLARDLRARDTTIKDIAEKLSETAEAAEAAASAAHTIDEQRRIACAEIERLSRVSQKQLESSTLKLKESEEKVMTLSKERDELIKQRDSALQEAHLWRSELAKARERVVILEGAVVRAEEKVRVAEADAEARIKEASQKEAVAMNEKQELLAYLNALQAQLQRQQIDTKEMFQKTESSNVVGSSPPLTKHVDLSEENVDKACLSVSRVLPHSGESVVHMGVDQTNLRPIGDTEWSDIEPTESRIADVREVAPEAEGSSLDITVVSSPVNNHHEQGGNDFHQP; translated from the exons ATGGCCTCTAATGGTGCATCTACG AGAGCAGTGGACGCACAGAGCAGCTTGGAGAGGATCAAGCGGCAGTTGGCTTCCGGTTCTGGTAGGAATTTGTTGCAGGGTCCTCTTCTCAAGCGATCTGAAACT CTAAGGAAATGGAATGAACGATGGGTGATCTTGGACCCAACGACTGGAAAAATGGAATACAA GACTAGGAGAAATGAGCCAACTGCAAAGGGAACTATCATCTTTGATGCAAATAGCACAATAACAGTTTCTCCTGTGAACTTCCA TGGACTTCCAAAGTACGATGGATGTTGTTTCT ATATTGGTACTCCACAAAAAAAAGACTACTTCCTTTGTGCAGAGACTCCTGGTGCAGCTAGAGCTTGGGTTGCAACTTTGCA GGCAACCCAGTTGGTACTAAAGGCACATAAAGAGGCAGTAAATTCCTTAAGTGGGAATGGTTCTGCAAAGCTTGGGACAATCGCAACTGTAGTTGCTGCTGCCAACTCAACAGCCCTTGAGTGTTCTAAAGAAATTGAAGCTGCAATGCAGATCTCCTTGAGAAATGCTTTGGGAATGGTGAATAATAGGGTAATTGATGGCCCAATGGATGATCTGACAATTATGAAG GAGACTCTAAAGGTTAAGGATGAAGAACTGCAGAATTTGGCCCGGGACCTTCGTGCTCGTGATACAACAATAAAAGACATAGCAGAGAAATTATCTGAGACTGCTGAAGCTGCTGAGGCTGCAGCATCTGCGGCACATACAATAGATGAACAGAGGAGAATTGCTTGTGCTGAAATTGAGCGATTATCGAGAGTTTCGCAGAAGCAGCTGGAGTCATCCACGTTGAAg CTTAAAGAGTCTGAAGAAAAGGTTATGACTCTAagcaaagaaagagatgaaCTGATCAAGCAGAGAGATTCCGCACTTCAGGAGGCACATTTGTGGCGTTCTGAGCTTGCAAAAGCTAGAGAGCGTGTTGTGATTTTGGAAGGAGCTGTGGTGAGAGCAGAGGAAAAGGTCAGGGTTGCAGAAGCAGATGCTGAAGCTAGAATAAAGGAAGCTTCCCAGAAAGAGGCTGTTGCTATGAATGAGAAGCAAGAACTTCTAGCATATCTGAATGCGTTACAGGCACAACTTCAAAG ACAGCAGATTGATACAAAGGAAATGTTTCAGAAGACTGAGTCTTCAAATGTTGTCGGAAGCTCTCCTCCGCTGACTAAGCATGTGGACTTGTCTGAAGAGAATGTGGATAAAGCTTGTCTTAGTGTTTCTAGAGTTTTGCCACATTCTGGGGAGAGTGTTGTGCACATGGGAGTGGACCAAACTAACCTCAGGCCAATTGGAGATACTGAATGGAGTGATATTGAGCCAACGGAGTCGAGAATAGCTGATGTAAGAGAGGTTGCTCCTGAAGCAGAAGGAAGCAGCTTGGATATTACTGTCGTTAGCTCACCTGTAAATAATCACCATGAGCAAGGAGGTAACGATTTTCATCAGCCTTGA